The Streptomyces laurentii genome contains a region encoding:
- a CDS encoding phage shock protein A, pspA (PFAM: PspA/IM30 family protein; KEGG: sgr:SGR_5341 phage shock protein A;~Phage shock protein A (IM30), suppresses sigma54-dependent transcription [Transcription / Signal transduction mechanisms]; COG1842;~identified by MetaGeneAnnotator; putative;~phage shock protein A, PspA [Catenulispora acidiphila DSM44928]) — protein MSGVMKRMGMIFRAKANKALDRAEDPRETLDYSYQKQLELLQKVRRGVADVATSRKRLELQLNQLQGQSAKLEDQGRKALALGREDLAREALSRRSALQQQVSDLEVQHQTLQGEEEKLTLAAQRLQAKVDAFRTKKETIKATYTAAQAQTRIAESFSGISEEMSDVGLAIQRAEDKTAQLQARAGAIDELLASGALDDQSGLAKDDLQAELDRLSGGNDVELELQRMKAELAGGPSAQQQAIEGGSGTTGQNQQNPSQNQSHPRYEK, from the coding sequence ATGAGCGGTGTCATGAAGCGTATGGGGATGATCTTCCGCGCGAAGGCAAACAAGGCCCTCGACCGGGCCGAGGATCCGCGCGAGACCCTCGATTACTCCTATCAGAAGCAGCTGGAGCTGCTGCAGAAGGTGCGCCGGGGTGTCGCCGACGTGGCGACGTCCCGTAAGCGCCTGGAGCTGCAGCTGAACCAGCTCCAGGGCCAGTCCGCCAAGCTGGAGGACCAGGGCCGCAAGGCGCTGGCGCTCGGCCGCGAGGACCTGGCCCGCGAGGCGCTGTCCCGCAGGTCCGCCCTGCAGCAGCAGGTCAGCGACCTGGAGGTGCAGCACCAGACCCTCCAGGGCGAGGAGGAGAAGCTGACGCTCGCGGCGCAGCGCCTCCAGGCCAAGGTCGACGCCTTCCGTACGAAGAAGGAGACGATCAAGGCCACGTACACGGCGGCCCAGGCGCAGACCCGGATCGCCGAGTCGTTCTCCGGCATCTCGGAGGAGATGAGCGATGTCGGCCTGGCGATCCAGCGGGCCGAGGACAAGACCGCGCAGCTCCAGGCGCGGGCCGGCGCGATCGACGAGCTGCTCGCCTCCGGCGCGCTCGACGACCAGTCGGGGCTCGCCAAGGACGACCTCCAGGCGGAGCTGGACCGGCTGTCCGGCGGCAACGACGTGGAGCTGGAGCTCCAGCGGATGAAGGCCGAGCTGGCCGGCGGTCCGTCGGCGCAGCAGCAGGCCATCGAAGGCGGTTCCGGCACCACCGGCCAGAACCAGCAGAACCCGTCGCAGAACCAGTCCCACCCGCGCTACGAGAAGTAG
- a CDS encoding possible alpha-ribazole-5-phosphate phosphatase (Protein of unknown function (DUF3043); pfam11241;~identified by MetaGeneAnnotator; putative;~possible alpha-ribazole-5-phosphate phosphatase [Streptomyces venezuelae ATCC10712]), whose translation MFRSRSKDEKASAQQVTADLSKNPRDPEAPKGRPTPKRSEAQTQRRRAQSAPMDRKEAAKRQREARRADLVRQREALNSGDERFLPARDKGPVRRFARDFVDSRFAVAEFFLPVAVVILVLSLFGNRVPRLQDIALLLWGVLIVLIVLDSIGTWIRLRKQLNTRFPNEPKRGAIPYALMRSLQMRRLRLPKPQVKRGERP comes from the coding sequence GTGTTCCGTAGCCGTTCGAAGGATGAGAAGGCCTCCGCCCAGCAGGTGACGGCGGACCTCTCCAAGAATCCCCGTGACCCCGAGGCCCCCAAGGGCCGCCCGACTCCCAAGCGGAGCGAGGCGCAGACCCAGCGGCGCCGCGCGCAGTCCGCGCCGATGGACCGCAAGGAGGCCGCCAAGCGCCAGCGCGAGGCCCGCCGCGCGGACCTCGTCCGTCAGCGCGAGGCGCTGAACAGCGGCGACGAGCGCTTCCTGCCGGCCCGTGACAAGGGTCCGGTGCGGCGCTTCGCCCGTGACTTCGTCGACTCGCGGTTCGCGGTCGCCGAGTTCTTCCTGCCGGTGGCCGTGGTCATCCTGGTGCTGTCGCTCTTCGGCAACCGCGTCCCGCGGCTCCAGGACATCGCGCTGCTCCTGTGGGGCGTGCTGATCGTGCTGATCGTGCTCGACTCGATCGGCACCTGGATCCGTCTGCGCAAGCAGCTGAACACGCGCTTCCCGAACGAGCCGAAGCGCGGCGCGATCCCGTACGCGCTGATGCGTTCGCTCCAGATGCGCCGACTGCGACTGCCGAAGCCGCAGGTCAAGCGCGGAGAGCGACCCTGA
- a CDS encoding methyltransferase (Methyltransferase domain; pfam13847;~S-adenosylmethionine binding site [chemical binding];~S-adenosylmethionine-dependent methyltransferases (SAM or AdoMet-MTase), class I; AdoMet-MTases are enzymes that use S-adenosyl-L-methionine (SAM or AdoMet) as a substrate for methyltransfer, creating the product S-adenosyl-L-homocysteine (AdoHcy); cd02440;~identified by MetaGeneAnnotator; putative;~methyltransferase [Streptomyces cattleya NRRL 8057 = DSM46488]), translated as MLPVVGHGPAVPGGLRVTVRQELVARQLDEQIAARYPVGQRLRILDAGMGQGSRALRLARAGHTVTGLEPDPALLQAARESLATEPAGIRERVRLIHGDGRETGVHFLPGSFDVVLCHGVLMYDDEPDALLAGLARMLAPGGLLSLVVRNAEALAMGPGLAGEWAGALAAFDSDEYTDHAGVKGRADRLDTLTATLAGIAAPLHAWYGVRVFTDGLPGDLGLPAADELERLLAAEDRAGRIDPYRRVAGLLHLCGVRG; from the coding sequence GTGCTGCCCGTCGTCGGTCACGGACCTGCCGTGCCCGGCGGGCTGCGCGTCACCGTCCGCCAGGAGCTGGTGGCGCGGCAGCTCGACGAGCAGATAGCCGCCCGCTATCCCGTGGGGCAGCGGCTGCGGATCCTCGACGCGGGCATGGGCCAGGGCTCCCGGGCCCTGCGGCTCGCCCGGGCCGGGCACACCGTGACCGGCCTGGAGCCCGATCCCGCGCTGCTGCAGGCCGCCCGCGAGTCGCTGGCGACCGAACCGGCCGGCATCCGCGAGCGGGTCCGGCTGATCCACGGCGACGGCCGCGAGACCGGGGTCCACTTCCTGCCCGGCAGTTTCGACGTCGTGCTGTGCCACGGCGTGCTGATGTACGACGACGAGCCCGACGCCCTGCTCGCCGGCCTGGCCCGGATGCTGGCCCCCGGCGGGCTGCTCTCCCTGGTGGTGCGGAACGCGGAGGCGCTGGCCATGGGGCCGGGCCTCGCCGGGGAGTGGGCCGGGGCGCTCGCCGCCTTCGACTCGGACGAGTACACCGACCACGCCGGGGTCAAGGGACGGGCCGACCGGCTCGACACCCTCACCGCGACCCTGGCCGGGATCGCGGCCCCGCTGCACGCCTGGTACGGGGTACGGGTCTTCACCGACGGCCTCCCGGGCGATCTGGGCCTGCCGGCGGCGGACGAGCTGGAGCGGCTGCTCGCCGCCGAGGACCGGGCCGGCCGGATCGACCCGTACCGCCGGGTCGCGGGACTGCTGCACCTCTGCGGCGTCCGGGGCTGA